The following are encoded in a window of Lonchura striata isolate bLonStr1 chromosome 33, bLonStr1.mat, whole genome shotgun sequence genomic DNA:
- the LOC144247801 gene encoding lysM and putative peptidoglycan-binding domain-containing protein 1-like — translation MAGSGGAGAAPREHRLQPGDTLPGLALRYGVTMEQIQRANRLYSSDSIFLRATLLIPGHRDTAGDPPGDSPGDSPGDTPGDRPGSPRRELSCSDFLRRLDAEIGRSKEAAAQRLRTGCPRSPAPAGGGPGPASPRSARLGPRPLSRSPRAAALRDAEDEIFTL, via the exons ATggcggggagcggcggagccggggcggccccgcgggaGCACCGCCTGCAGCCCGGGGACACCCTGCCGGGGCTGGCGCTGCGCTACGGGGTGACG ATGGAGCAGATCCAGCGCGCCAACCGCCTCTACTCCTCGGACTCGATCTTCCTGCGAGCCACGCTGCTCAtcccgggacaccgggacacggccGGGGACCCTCCCGGTGACAGCCCCGGTGACAGCCCCGGTGACACCCCCGGTGACCGGCCCGGATCCCCCCGCCGCGAGCTGTCGTGCTCGGATTTCCTGCGGCGCTTGGACGCCGAGATCGGCCGCTCCAAGGAGGCGGCGgcgcagcggctgcg CACCGGctgtccccgcagccccgcgcccgccgggggcggccccggccccgcgtcCCCCCGGAGCGCCCGCCTGGGACCCCGGCCCCTGAGCCGGAGCCCGCGGGCGGCCGCGCTGCGCGACGCCGAGGACGAGATCTTCACCCtgtga
- the LOC110476906 gene encoding sodium channel modifier 1, with the protein MSFKRDESDPGPLRALQRRRVAELLASAIPEDEALLLRDGRLACSLCPQRPVCDTLQTLLLHRAGRKHLDNLRRSFGRPRCPQVTPQEAPGVAPAEQAPLLARTRRLARSALLPSALYSGCCRRATKGSSSQAGIPRMIPKNSQMLPESCQNPGNSGNSETPSPAHTEGVPKDRKRGRKGNSRISQGPEENSRCSEGPSPERLRILRHHLHLRSRGWLQDPAGNWVKDGNAEFDSDEEEPPPLPPA; encoded by the exons ATGTCCTTCAAGCGCGACGAGAGCGACCCGGGGCCGCTGCGGGCGCTGCAG AGGCGCCGCGTGGCCGAGCTGCTGGCCAGTGCCATCCCCGAGGACGAGGCGCTGCTGCTGCGCGACGGCCG gctggcgtGCTCGCTGTGTCCCCAGCGCCCCGTGTGTGACACTCTGCAGACGCTGCTGCTGCACCGGGCTGGCCGCAAGCACCTGGACA ACCTGCGCCGTTCCTTcgggcggccgcgctgcccccAGGTGACCCCGCAGGAGGCGCCGGGCGTGGCCCCCGCCGAGCAG GCGCCGCTGCTGGCCCGGACGCGCCGCCTGGCCCGGAGCGCGCTGCTGCCGTCGGCGCTGTACAGCGGCTGCTGCCGGAGAGC gacaaagggcagcagctcccaggccgGAATCCCCAGGATGATCCCGAAAAATTCCCAGATGCTGCCAGAGTCCTGCCAGAACCCCGGGAACTCCGGGAATTCCGAAACCCCCAGCCCCGCACACACAGAGG GCGTTCCCAAGGACAGGAAAcggggaaggaaaggaaattccCGGATTTCCCAAGGGCCGGAAGAAAATTCCCGATGTTCCGAAGGGCCGAGCCCGGAGCGCCTGCGGATCCTGCGGCACCACCTGCACCTGCGCAG CCGGGGCTGGCTCCAGGATCCCGCTGGGAATTGGGTGAAGGACGGGAACGCCGAGTTCGACTCCGACGAGGAGGAGCCGCCCCCGCTGCCACCGGCCTGA
- the LOC144247800 gene encoding tropomodulin-4-like, with protein MTPYRQELEKYRDIDEDKILQELSPEELAQLDAELAEMDPENVLLPAGLRQRDQTRKSPTGPLDREALLQHLERQALEAEERQDLVPFTGEKKGKPFVPKAAGPALPREEQVTLEPELEEALANATEAEMCDIAAILGMYTLMSNKQYYDAICSGNICNTEGINSVVQPDRYRPVPDEPPNPTDVAETLRRLQDNDPELQDVNLNNIKDIPVATLEAICEAIKTNTHVRSLSLVATRSNDLVANAVAEMLEQNRSLQSLNLESNFITSAGMLRLLAAIGHCPTLSELRVDNQCQRLGDTVEMAMAATLEQCPSLLRFGYTFSQQGPRARAAAALTRNSELRRQQKKS; from the exons ATGACGCCGTACcggcaggagctggagaagtaCCGCGACATCGACGAGGACAAGAtcctgcaggagctgtcccCGGAGGAGCTGGCGCAGCTGGACGCCGAGCTGGCCGAGATGGACCCCGAG AACGTGCTgctgcccgcggggctgcgCCAGCGCGACCAGACCCGCAAGAGCCCCACGGGGCCCCTGGACCGCGAGGCgctcctgcagcacctggagcgGCAGGCGCTGGAGGCCGAGGAGCGCCAGGACCTCGTGCCCTTCACCGGCGAGAAAAAAG ggaagcCGTTTGTCCCCaaggcggcggggccggcgctgccgcgCGAGGAGCAGGTGACGCTGGAGCCGGAGCTGGAGGAGGCGCTGGCCAACGCCACCGAGGCTGAGATGTGCGACATCGCCG cCATCCTGGGCATGTACACGCTGATGAGTAACAAGCAGTACTACGATGCCATCTGCAGCGGGAACATCTGCAACACCGAGGGCATCAACA GCGTGGTGCAGCCGGACCGGTACCGCCCGGTGCCGGACGAGCCCCCGAACCCCACGGACGTGGCCGAGACGCTGCGGCGGCTGCAGGACAACGACCCCGAGCTGCAGGACGTCAACCTCAACAACATCAAG GACATCCCCGTGGCCACGCTCGAGGCCATCTGCGAGGCCATCAAGACCAACACGCACGTGCGCAGCCTCAGCCTGGTGGCCACGCGCAGCAACGACCTGGTGGCCAAC GCGGTGGCCGAGATGCTGGAGCAGAACCGGAGCCTGCAGAGCCTCAACCTCGAGTCCAACTTCATCACCAGCGCGGGCATGCTGCGGCTGCTGGCCGCCATCGGGCACTGCCCCACGCTCAGCGAGCTGCGCGTGGACAACCAG TGCCAGCGCCTGGGGGACACGGTGGAGATGGCCATGGCGGCCACCCTGGAGCAGTGCCCGTCCCTGCTGCGCTTCGGCTACACCTTCAGCCAGCAGGGCCCGCGggcgcgcgccgccgccgccctcaCCCGCAACAGCGAGCTCC GTCGCCAACAGAAGAAATCCTAA
- the LOC144247802 gene encoding vacuolar protein sorting-associated protein 72 homolog: MSLAEGRAPRRTAGNRLPGLLLAHDDDEFYQTTYGGFNEESGDDEYRGEHSDSDDEVDSDFDIDEGDEPGSEQDEAEPRRRRRVLTKAYREPLRSLRARKAEGPRAASQRGREVKPPALELQEDGADSRKHMRQSTTEHTRQTFLRLQERQVQSKRKKGGTSHERPLTQEELLEEAKITEEINLRSLENYERLEADKKKQVQKKRKIVGPVIRYWSLTMPLLPEPGRDDPVDVEGLDPEAQPGAAAAPPSPGKCSRTFISFSDDATFERCFPRAKAPRLPVRELCPVTHKPALYRDPITDIPYSNARAFRIIREAYRKYVTAHGLPSAAAAAAAAPADGPAARPGRQKIVIKQSVASA, translated from the exons ATGAGCCTGGCCGAGGGCCGCGCCCCGCGGCGCACGGCGGGGAAccggctcccggggctgctgctggcgcACGACGACGACGAGTTCTACCAGACCACCTACGGCGGCTTCAACGAG gaATCCGGGGACGACGAGTACCGCGGGGAGCACTCGGACAGCGATGACGAGGTGGACTCGGACTTCGACATCGACGAGGGCGACGAGCCGGGCTCGGAGCAGGACGAGGCCgagccccggcgccgccgccgcgtgCTCACCAAGGCCTACCGG GAGCCGCTCAGGAGCCTCCGGGCCAGGAAGGCGGAGGGGCCGCGGGCAGCGAGCCAGAGGGGCCGGGAGGTGAAAcccccggccctggagctgcaggaggatggGGCAGACA GCCGGAAGCACATGCGGCAGTCCACCACGGAGCACACGCGGCAGACATTCCTGCGGCTGCAGGAGCGCCAGGTGCAGTCCAAGAGGAAAAAGGGAGGCACCAGCCACGAGCGGCCCCTgacccaggaggagctgctggaggaggccAAGATCACCGAGGAGATCAACCTGCGCTCCCTGG AGAACTACGAGCGGCTGGAGGCGGACAAGAAGAAGCAGGtgcagaagaagaggaagatcGTGGGCCCCGTGATCCGCTACTGGTCCCTGACCATGCCCCTCCTGCCCGAGCCCGGCCGCGACGACCCCGTGGACGTCGAGGG GCTGGACCCCGAGGCgcagcccggcgccgccgcggcgCCGCCGTCGCCGGGGAAGTGCTCGCGCACCTTCATCTCCTTCAGCGACGACGCCACCTTCGAGCGCTGCTTCCCGCGGGCCAAGGCGCCGCGGCTGCCGGTGCGGGAGCTGTGCCCCGTCACCCACAAGCCGGCCCTGTACCGCGACCCCATCACCGACATCCCCTACTCCAACGCCCGCGCCTTCCGCATCATCCGCGAGGCCTACCGCAAGTACGTCACCGCGCACGGGCtgcccagcgccgccgccgccgccgccgccgcgcccgccgaCGGCCCCGCCGCGCGGCCCGGCCGGCAGAAGATCGTCATCAAGCAGAGCGTCGCCAGCGCCTGA